AGCTATCGCAAATACCACAGGCGATCTCGTTCTCCTTATAGCAGGACCAACTGAGCTCAAAGGGGGCGGAAAGCTCCACGCCCTTAAGCACTATCTCCTTCTTGCTCATCCCAATTAATGGTGTTAGGATCTCGATCTTCGTTTCCGGCTTTGTCCCAAGCTCTATCACCCTGTTAAAGGCGTGGAAGAACTCCCTCCGACAATCGGGATAGCCTGAGCTATCGACCTCTACCGCGCCGATGAAGACTTTACTTGCTCCGATCGCCTCGGCAAAGGAGACACCGACCGAAAGGAGGTTGGCATTTCTGAAAGGAACATAGGAAGGAGGAATGTCCTTCCTCTTCAGGTCCGCCTTCCCCACCTCTATTCTGGGATCGGTTAGGCTCGAGCCGCCGATATCCTTGAAGTGATCGAGCCTGACCACCAACCTCCGGGAAACCTTGTAGAAATCCGCTATATCCTCAAAGGCTTTCCGCTCCCTCGCCTCAGTCCTCTGTCCGTAGGAGGCATGGAGAAAGGCAAGCTCATACTCCCTCGCTGCAATGGCAGCGGTGACCAGGCTGTCCATCCCACCACTTACAAGAACAACCGCTAACTCCCGTTTCATACCTTAAACCCCCCTTTCCGTTTGGGGCCAAATCAACTTATGAAGTTGAAGTTGAAGCCGGGCGTTCAAGCCATCTCGCACCATCAGCTCCGCAAGCCTCTCCGGCGGAAATAGCCTGTGGGCGGGAGAAAAAAGGACATTTCCCCTCTCAAAAAGTCGGTAGCGGGAGCAAACCTCCTTTGCCCAATTATAGTCCTCCTCCGAGGTGAGGACGAATTTCACCTCAT
This portion of the Acidobacteriota bacterium genome encodes:
- the queC gene encoding 7-cyano-7-deazaguanine synthase QueC, giving the protein MKRELAVVLVSGGMDSLVTAAIAAREYELAFLHASYGQRTEARERKAFEDIADFYKVSRRLVVRLDHFKDIGGSSLTDPRIEVGKADLKRKDIPPSYVPFRNANLLSVGVSFAEAIGASKVFIGAVEVDSSGYPDCRREFFHAFNRVIELGTKPETKIEILTPLIGMSKKEIVLKGVELSAPFELSWSCYKENEIACGICDSCVLRRRAFREAGVPDPIPYQHPYPLDE